AAGTATCGATTGAGAAAGAatgtacataaaaattaagccaataaataaatctttgaaaaaaaaaaaaaaaaaaaaaaaaaattttattaataaaaatgtttcattTCGTCGAGACAAAAATCTACTaatatctgaaaaaataatttgagggtaatttatttgattaacatattttttcattcataataCAAACTTccatatcaaatatattcagTTATATGTCTCAGATCTAactccatttttttttcagcgctTGCGCATTCAGCATTATCATGCCTCTTCTACCAATGGTAGAAGGTAAACCTACCCCCACTTTTCTAAGATGTCTGTACGAGTGAAGGAGATGGAGTAGGGGTTGATTTACTTTCTACCATTGGTTAATTTCATGTATAGTCTTGGTATACTTCTTCACATCCAATTTTGGTATAAATATACCAAAATTTACctagaaaaatttcataaattgttGAGCCACGGACCTGTTTGCATAATTTTTCCcgctttttcaaaattaccaCGTGGTTTTGAATAATTAGTCATTTcgactttataaaaattttttttcattcaacaaTACTTCTTTGCACGCTAATACTTTTAcactttttatcaaatttttctgttaCAGATTACCAATCAACAAATCAAGATGGTAGACGTTTATTCTTTGGGACTTGACAAATACCAGCTTGCTAAAATGAAGCCAGGGCATATCGTCCAACAAAGGCACCCAGCACCAGCTCCAACAGAACTGCCAGCAGTCATCGGCGTTCAATACAGCGGTTATGACACCAGTAGATGTTCCGCAGAAATGCGAAAAAAGCAGCTCCAGAGGATGAAGGAAGAATCCCGAAGATGTCGACACCAGGAAATCAACAGCAACGGGATCCAGGAAGAATACGATGCAAAGCTGGCAGTACAAGAATTTGAAAGCCAGATATTAGAATCTATAAATTTGATCTGTAAAATAGAATTCTAAATTAGATCAAAAGAacccttttttttattatcgaaTGATTCCGAAGATCCGGTAACGACTTATgtagagttaattttttttttttaattaaatattcatttgtatttatttttataaaatttttatatctgtttatgtaaatatgtaaataatcaatgtaaaatttttagctaattattaataaaatgtaaaattagctttataatttttttgttgttattgattattattttaagttatcaTTCTATtccttaataaattaaaatagaaaagtttttccaaaaaatctccataaaaataattttaatttacagtgtaagattatttttagtcATCTTATTGCTAACTTTGAAATACATCTATGATATTAACAACTTAGTTAtagtttagttaaaaaaaaaatttggaaaatccaaaagtgcacgcctcataacgctcattcattttttaagaaaaaataaattgtgtaattgattaaaaaaaaaaaagttataattaagggagtattctactgtagaattttgaaaaaatcgaaaaaatttttttttttcatattttcaaagtttagatattcaaaaatatgtcattaaaaggatttttcaaaattcctaTTATTTCTATAGTAAATTCCTATAGTAAAAAAGTTGTTGATACAATAGTCAAATCAAGTTTTTGTCAAGGGTGTAATGTATggaaacacaaaaaaaaatgatgacaTCGAAGCTTATCTAGATTGGTATAAAGAGCATGAAGAAGTCTGCACTATAAATCATAAAGGAAGCGCCGGAAAAATGGAAGTTGACGCGGTTGTTGAAATGTTTGGGAGGTCGGAAACCAAGCATAATGCCAAATATATCCGATATATCGGAGATGGTGACTCAAAAACTTTCAAGGGCATTCTTGATATTAACCCCTACAATGATAACCCAGTAGTAGAAAAAAAGGAGTGTGTTGGGCATGTTAAAAAACGCATGGGTTCACGGTTACGTAaagcaaaaaaagataataaaggTATTGGTGGCAAAGGCGCTGGTATACTCACTGATAAGCTTATCAATGAATTGTCTTTATATTATGgtttggtgtgcgtcattgtgtatttcaatttttttaaagtcctagtaaatagattttacgaatttcattaaaagtaaaatattttgcaaccacgcacactaaatacgttctaaaattttttttttaatttttaaatttacaataaaattttttttaatttccgaaaatcataaacaatcacatcggttacttggattttttaatttttttattttgtatctttttgtaaagaaaaaaaaaatttttttttccaaatagtcttatgaacgtggacttggcgcgacttttttacagtgaaactgtttttgttcggatcaATTATATTCAGTTATATGTCTCAGATCTaactccattttttttttcagcgctTGCGCATTCAGCATTATCATGCCTACTTCGGGATGGTGTCTTTTACCCAGATCCCGATTACGCAGATGGCGCTATTACCCAGATTCGTTTTACCCAGATCCCTTTTACTCAGATCCCGATTACACACATATTCGATGACACAGAATATATATTGCGCAGATCCCCATTACGCAGATCCCGATTACCcagatcaaaattttataaacggGTAGTACATTTGatgtttgttaaaattatcggtttcaataaatgaaacaataaatataaatataaagtagtatattttaaataaatattatataaaagtaaataaataaataatatataaataataattattgtggtAAATAATGTTGtgtttcataaattattaccGTGTTTAGTTTGTGGTTAAATTTTCGAAATGTAAATATACATAAGTACTTGTAAACTGATCAGCTGATCAGCTGATTATTTTAGTGTGCGTACAAATTTTggtaagtaaaattttgaataggctgaatttttatgatgtaAAATATGCATTAGATAAGGTGAAAACCTAGTTATTTACACTGGCCTTAGTTATTGagacttgcaattttattttccaaaaacaaaaaagccaactccaataaataaataaatataatttgtgaattaaaaattttaaaataattggttttttgaaaacattttattttctaattgttTCAGGAAACCTCGATGGGATCTAGGGCATCTGGAGCTATTCAAGAAGAATTTTTACGTTCCCAGTGACACAGTTTCAAATCGCAACCCACGTTTTATCAAGCAATATAGAAGCGAAAAGGAGATAAATCTTCGTGGAATATTATACCtaatccattttttttcatttttgaagaGGCCGGATTTCTGAATTACGTTATAAAATAAgttaagtataataaaaagttaagaaataatttacttaagtaaataataatgatacacGATGAtgaataattagtaataataattataaaattggtTGATTAATAAAcagcaattaaatttataatttgttcatttaaatctttaatttattttgaattattaaatacatatattaaatattaatatttatctctaatttgtttatttaaatccaACAGGTTGCAGATGACGTAAGTCACACATCTTGTATATGGAATACTTGTTTGTATGGCAGAGCACCGAAAAGTTCACAAGCCAGAGATCTTGACAGCGGAGTGGAGATTGCCATCGCTACTCCAGGAAGATTGCTAGGATTTTCTTGACTCTGTCTGGACGAACTTGAAGAGGTGTACATATTTAGAGTTGGATGAGGAGGCTGATCGTATATAGGACATGGGTTTTGAACgtcaaatacaaaaaataattgaacaaATTAGACCTGACAGGCAGACACTCATGTGGTCTGTGACTTGAGTAAAGGAGGTTAACAATTTAGCTGAAGATTTTCTTAAAGACTACGCTCAGATTAATGTTAGATCGTTTCAGTTGTCAgctaatcaaaataatttaaaaattattgacgtttGCCAGGACTATAAAAAAGAAGTAAAGTATgatatatttgtaataaagTTATCTACTTAATacttgtaattgtaattgtgATTGTGATTGTTTGTTTGTAGACTGAATacgctattgaaaaaaaaaatgtgtgaaagcaaaaataaaacgaTTGTATTCATTGTAACAAAACGTAGAGTAGACAAAATAACGAGAACAATGAAACGTGAAGAATGGTCAACTGTATGCATTCATGGTGATAAAACTCAACAAGAACGTGATTGGGTTTTACAaggtattatttaatattgtttattgtcattatttttttatacaatttgctaactgtatttataaaaattttagacgtTGAAGGCGTGAAGTTAGTGATAAACTTCAACTACCCATCTTGTTCAGAAGATTATGTTCATCGTATCTGTCGTAGAGGCCGTCGTCAAAAAACCGAAACGGcttatacattttttacacCCAATAACTCGAATAAATATAATGACCTAATTCAAGTATTAAAGGAGGCTAATCAGGTTATTAATCCAAAACTATTACAGCTTATAGATAGTCGCGCTGGAATGTTTAGACAACAAAAAGGTAATatctaaatataattattcagGGAGAGGTGCTGCAATTGTGACAAAATTTGCTTCTCACTATTACTTTTTGtttcaatcattttaattctaaaactATCAAAAGTTACGCTGTAGTATATTCTATAATactgatttaattaaattattaaaaatttattttaactactATAAAATGTTATCATGtattattagcaaaaaaaatgattcggtataaaaaaaaatttttttacaagtaatttaaataactacaAATACTTAAGCATTGGAACTAAATTTAAAGCTAAAATTTCCGCCCACCTCTTAAATTACTGTTTTTAAtaagttactaaaaaaaaaaaattataattttcaatttcattgATTGTTACAATTGAAGCACCTCTTAACTAAATGAATAAACTTGcataattaaatcaaattaaataatgaatataattgACAATAGTCTGAATTAATGCAGGTGGTAAAGATCGCTGGCGTGGTGGTGGTCCTTGCACAGGGAAGGACCGAAGTTACTCCAGGAGTCGCAGCCGTAGTTTCAGTAAAGATCGGAGCAACGGACGAGGACAAAGAAGTTACAGTCGCAGTTACTCGAGGAGCCATAGTCCAGTGAATAATCGTTCAGGCAAGTCGTCGGCAAGACTCTGTCAATAAAACCTCCTCTGCTTCATACCGCACCACCGCCTCCTCTTCCAACTACCTTACCTCCACCTATTATCTTACCACCTCTGCCTTCTGAGCCGGAAGAACGATCGTCGTGAAGCACGATTCTTCACCATCATTGGCGAAATTCGATGGTACACCATCTACTTCACACGAGAGCAGCGGGCCTGTCGGGGCCAACCATAGCCTCAAGCTATCATCATCGTCACGGTGAGGACGGATCCTCACCTAACGTAAATGTTATAATTTCGATGCCTTCGATATCCGGTCCAGGCGGCGGCAGCTTAGGGGTTACCTACCtctatatttatgttttttttagcGTCAGTCTGGATTTGACGGATCATACTGTGATTACCGGTATCACTTTTTAAATCACACATAACCTttgtgaaaatatttaaaaacagcACTTTTGTAAACAACATCCTTATATTTGTCAATAAAACACTGAATATGAATACTCggcagatttttaattttttgattattttattacctattacttaacttttttcagtaaagatacaaaaaataaatattaaattacataatGATGCAAGTAAGTGCACCATTttgtaataaacaaatttttgaaattgaaaggCTTCATAAGCCAAAACGTGGATCAAAAGTTAAATGATGCAGGGATCCATGACGtgctgattttatttaaaaaaaaaaaagataaatcaAGAAATCAATTAGCGGTAAATGGCGAAAGGACGATGACGAccgaagatataaaaaaacaatgttttttttaattgaggaATGGCCATTCTttgtaattttcataaaagaaACGTGTTCGATTTCCTAGCAGATGGTAGTACGCATTGAACTCTGCATAAAATGTGAAGTGTTCATTTTCCTCAGCCCTCTTTGTCGCACTTTTgtgaaactgaaaaaaaaaaaagaaatattttgaataattaataaaatcattatataaattttaacaagcACTAATGatcattaattactttaaatttgTGGTACAAATCACAGAAGTGGTGAAAGCACTCGTTGGGTGATTTGCTCCTTCGAAGGCCTGTCCACTCTGCTAATTCActgaaattaatgaaaaaaattatacttttttgtTTAATCCTAAATTAATATTCCAATCAATTATAAATGCGGATATAATTATGAAAGTTAATTTATACTCACGTCCAACTTTCTtcgtcaaataaattaatgtactCAAAGTTAATAGATTGAAACATGTGCTCGCAGGTACTTAATCGTGCagcaattaatatattttcttgatttcgTGTCCCTATAATTAacagaataaaattaacattagaTAGTGCAAAAgaatatacattatataaaactattgaatgaaattaaaaaaaaaaaaataaaaagtttaagaaattatttaaatatttattatacttacacattttttcaaagaaataattaattttattagtttagcAAAGAAGAGCAAGAATTATACTATCAGATGACGTTGTGatctaatataatttatgttaatgactttatttataaaattaatgcttttttgttttcatcattttttatttttatttgttttttcaattattttatttattaagaaggTGGGTAAGGTGGTAAGCTGTGATTGcctaattttgaatttgaatttccAAGTTAAAATGACGTTGTTTGACAAAAATATTGgataaataactataaaatttgGCAAAAGGAACTCAGATAACTATCTTTTAGGTATTGATTCTATCATTTTTAGAGTAAaacatttggaaaaaaataaataaatagtttattttccCGCGTGAAACTGCCTTGCCTTAGAAATCATCATAAAatgaagtaaataaaattgtctgtAGAGGAATTCCTAATTAGCTTACAACTAATACAATTTTTggtattgaaatattttttcttttattttttatgtttatttgaattattcaaaGTAGAGAATTATTCCATTGCGTGTAAAATTTAGCTATGTTATGattttataatgatttttaaggTAAGGCAGTTTCACGcggaaaaataaactatttatttatttttttccaaatgttttactttaaaaataatacaatcaatacctaaaaaatagttatttgaGTACTTTTgccaaattttataattatttaccctatatttttgtcaaaaagtGACATTTTAACTTGGAAATTCGAATTAAAAATGAGCTAATCACAGTTTGTCACACATcttcttaaatatatattaaagtttttcaaataaaatgtaCTTGATtcagcaaaaaatttaattatttatgtaaaagaaaaatttttatctataatttataaataatttatatgattaaaaatgtattactacttataattattaaaattatttatatttacttgttattataataaatacttaaaaaaaaaaataaaaacaaaaaaaaacattaaaagaaaacaaaaaaaacctataattttatgtcaatttttgttcaataacaaataaaaaaattattgaataattgtcAAAGATTgattagaaatatttaattattttctattaaaaagtatgaaaattattCCGGGAAAGAGAAATGATTCGGTATTATTTTACCATAATGGATTCAAATACTTGCAAGATTATCAGTGCAAAAAAGTAGCAAGATGCTCTTATCGAAAAAGTGGCTGCAAGGCGACACTTCATTTTGTATCGGAAATCGAGTTCATCGctaatttttcagaattaaatgaaaatgttgattttttcatcaaaaataatcataGCGATTTTCCGGAAGAAGATGCGGATGTTTGGAGAGCTATGAAGAAAGTCATGATTGAAGAAGCGGAAACAACAAACGAAAAATTAGTTGATATCTTCGATGATGTTTGTTCAAGGTAATTAacttattcataaaattattcagccgattttttatagaaactAAAACATAACCCGTGTAAAAAGTAAAGTTATATACGTATCTGTATAATCATCCCTTattatttctcaattatttattgtttaattttatattattaatttatcagattTCCCGAAGTTGCAGAAAATCATATTTATGATTCTGTAAGAAGTACTTTAAGTAGGAAGAGAAGTTTGAGCAGACCTAACATTCCCGATACCATGGCCGAGTTAGGGGCTGATTTAATTGATTCCATTTTTATGAAAGCAGCAGTGAAGTCGATCAATGGAAAAACGGCGCTTATATTTTCTACCAATGACCTTTTAATCGGTCTTAGCGAAAGCGACAAATTGTTCATGGATGGAACATTTTCCGTAagctatttaattaatttataaccacattttaactattaaacaaaattataaagaaaactataaagaaaattaaattaagaaaagtttataaacatgTATTAGATTTTGCcattataacttttatttaataaaaaatgttttagagAACAGCACGGAAACCAAAAATGGAGCAAATTTACTCCATCcatt
The sequence above is drawn from the Cotesia glomerata isolate CgM1 linkage group LG4, MPM_Cglom_v2.3, whole genome shotgun sequence genome and encodes:
- the LOC123264050 gene encoding LOW QUALITY PROTEIN: probable ATP-dependent RNA helicase DDX17 (The sequence of the model RefSeq protein was modified relative to this genomic sequence to represent the inferred CDS: deleted 1 base in 1 codon; substituted 2 bases at 2 genomic stop codons), whose product is IQQVADDVSHTSCIWNTCLYGRAPKSSQARDLDSGVEIAIATPGRLLDFLDSVWTNLKRCTYLELDEEADRIXDMGFERQIQKIIEQIRPDRQTLMWSVTXVKEVNNLAEDFLKDYAQINVRSFQLSANQNNLKIIDVCQDYKKEVKLNTLLKKKMCESKNKTIVFIVTKRRVDKITRTMKREEWSTVCIHGDKTQQERDWVLQDVEGVKLVINFNYPSCSEDYVHRICRRGRRQKTETAYTFFTPNNSNKYNDLIQVLKEANQVINPKLLQLIDSRAGMFRQQKV